A single genomic interval of Phocoenobacter uteri harbors:
- a CDS encoding ABC transporter permease, with protein sequence MKKQSTLSSITSNHFFWIALTLVAFVCLPTFALDYGFADSTQEEVLQAMGWTNRTGDIGFNISWLWFASIFSVPLISYYLKPQGKIKQGWGELFAVLGVFAFVFISATVAKINLGFSILVLMLALIALATNALAKLSVLQGDKFIIASLICIVLTIFFFIVYPIISIFISMFYDGSEFVPSQVIDTIKQPYILRIITNSLSVAATIGVLATFFGLLFALYTTRIARRTAFIGKLFSILPIVTPPFVVALGITLMLGRSGYVTEFLVKYFGFSSNWLYGFAGIVIAHTLALTPLSFMILEGALKSIHPSIEEASYTMRANRYKTFFNIIFPLLKPALANSFLVVAIQSLADFSTPLVLGGSFDVISSQIYFYIAGSQLDYASASTLGTLLLIFSLGIFIIQYMWIGNRSYVTVSGKSYRGEVQDLPPTMKSMITFFLGFWTLFNAVLYGSIFYGSFTVNWGVDYSLTLKNYVLLFASGFDSGAWPSLIQTVLFALVAAPITSVLGLLLAYITVRREFKGKKTLEFLTLLCFAVPGTVAGVAYILAFNNAPIYITGTGIIIILSMVTRNMPIGMRAAIAGLGQLDQSLDEASLSLKGSSFKTLLYVVLPLLKPALLSSLVTSFVRAMTTVSAIIFLVTADTRVATSYILNRVEDGEYGVAIAYGSVLIVVMMSIILFFDWIVGDTRIAKSKAKKQ encoded by the coding sequence ATGAAAAAACAATCAACTTTATCATCAATCACAAGTAATCACTTTTTTTGGATTGCGCTTACTTTGGTTGCCTTTGTTTGTTTACCAACCTTTGCTTTAGATTATGGCTTTGCGGATTCTACCCAAGAAGAAGTTTTACAAGCAATGGGCTGGACGAACAGAACAGGTGACATAGGATTTAATATTAGCTGGCTTTGGTTTGCTTCCATTTTTTCTGTTCCTTTAATTTCATATTATTTGAAACCACAAGGAAAGATAAAACAAGGTTGGGGCGAATTATTTGCTGTTCTTGGTGTATTTGCTTTTGTCTTTATTTCCGCTACTGTTGCAAAAATCAACTTAGGTTTTTCTATTTTGGTTTTAATGTTAGCACTTATTGCATTAGCGACAAATGCACTGGCGAAATTATCGGTCTTACAAGGCGATAAATTTATTATAGCCTCTCTGATTTGTATTGTTTTAACGATCTTTTTCTTTATCGTTTATCCAATCATCTCCATTTTTATTTCAATGTTTTATGACGGCTCGGAATTTGTGCCAAGCCAAGTGATTGATACCATAAAACAGCCATATATTTTACGCATCATCACAAACTCATTGAGTGTTGCTGCGACAATTGGGGTATTAGCTACTTTCTTCGGTTTACTCTTTGCGTTATACACGACACGTATCGCAAGACGTACCGCATTTATCGGTAAATTATTCTCGATTTTACCTATCGTGACCCCACCTTTTGTAGTGGCATTAGGGATCACCTTAATGCTCGGACGTTCAGGTTATGTGACTGAATTTTTAGTTAAATATTTTGGTTTTAGCAGTAACTGGTTATATGGTTTTGCAGGGATCGTAATCGCTCACACTCTCGCATTAACCCCATTATCCTTTATGATTTTAGAAGGGGCATTAAAATCAATTCACCCTTCAATTGAAGAAGCCTCTTACACAATGCGAGCAAATCGCTATAAAACCTTCTTCAATATTATCTTCCCACTATTAAAACCTGCACTCGCTAACTCATTCTTAGTGGTTGCTATTCAATCCTTAGCGGATTTTAGTACTCCATTAGTGTTAGGGGGAAGTTTCGATGTAATTTCATCACAAATTTATTTCTATATTGCAGGTTCGCAATTAGATTATGCGTCAGCAAGTACCTTAGGAACATTATTGTTAATCTTCTCATTAGGGATTTTCATTATTCAATATATGTGGATCGGTAACCGCTCTTATGTCACAGTTTCAGGAAAATCTTATCGTGGTGAAGTACAAGATTTACCACCAACAATGAAATCAATGATCACCTTTTTCTTAGGTTTCTGGACACTCTTCAACGCCGTGTTATACGGTAGTATTTTCTACGGAAGTTTCACTGTAAACTGGGGTGTGGATTATTCCTTAACATTGAAAAACTATGTCCTATTATTTGCGAGTGGCTTTGACAGTGGTGCGTGGCCATCATTGATTCAGACAGTACTCTTTGCATTAGTGGCGGCACCTATTACCTCTGTTTTAGGCTTATTGCTTGCATACATTACGGTACGGCGAGAATTTAAAGGTAAGAAAACCTTAGAATTTTTAACCTTACTCTGTTTTGCTGTACCAGGAACAGTTGCTGGGGTGGCATATATCCTCGCCTTTAACAATGCACCGATTTACATTACGGGAACGGGTATCATCATTATTTTATCAATGGTAACCCGTAATATGCCAATCGGTATGCGTGCCGCAATTGCAGGATTAGGACAGCTCGATCAATCCTTAGATGAAGCCTCACTTTCCTTGAAAGGTAGCTCATTTAAAACATTACTTTATGTGGTTTTACCGCTGTTAAAACCTGCGTTACTCTCTTCATTAGTAACCAGTTTTGTGCGTGCAATGACCACCGTATCCGCAATTATCTTCTTAGTAACGGCAGATACCCGCGTAGCAACATCTTATATTTTAAACCGTGTTGAAGACGGTGAATACGGTGTTGCAATTGCGTATGGCTCGGTGTTAATTGTAGTAATGATGTCAATTATCTTATTCTTTGACTGGATTGTGGGCGATACTCGAATTGCCAAATCTAAGGCGAAAAAACAATAA
- the fbpC gene encoding ferric ABC transporter ATP-binding protein — protein MNKTNDKQFLVLKNVTKAFGKAVVIDDLNLEIERGTMTTLLGPSGCGKTTILRLVAGLETPTSGQIFIDGEDVTKSSIQTRDICIVFQSYALFPHMSIADNVGYGLKMLNVPKEERQQRVEEALELVDLAGFGPRYVDQISGGQQQRVALARALVLKPKVLLFDEPLSNLDANLRRSMRESIRELQQRLGITSLYVTHDQTEAFAVSDQVIVMHKGKIMQKGTAKELYLRPNSLFLANFMGESSMFKAYLNGNVVSVNGYDITLDDTTQFNLPDGECLVCVRPEAVSLKAEGTEAQKCQIKTAIYMGNHWEVVALWHGEELLINLSPEDFEESISETYLHFSQTGLCLLPRE, from the coding sequence ATGAATAAAACAAATGATAAACAATTTTTAGTATTAAAAAATGTGACCAAAGCCTTTGGTAAAGCTGTCGTTATTGATGATCTAAATTTAGAAATTGAACGTGGCACAATGACCACCTTACTTGGACCTTCTGGCTGTGGTAAAACAACGATTTTACGTTTAGTTGCAGGGCTAGAAACCCCAACATCTGGACAAATTTTTATTGATGGCGAAGACGTAACAAAAAGCTCAATTCAAACCCGTGATATTTGTATCGTGTTTCAGTCTTACGCACTTTTCCCACATATGTCTATTGCTGATAACGTGGGCTATGGTTTAAAAATGCTAAACGTACCAAAAGAAGAACGCCAGCAACGTGTTGAAGAAGCATTAGAACTGGTTGATCTTGCAGGATTTGGACCTCGTTATGTGGATCAAATTTCAGGTGGACAACAACAGCGTGTTGCACTGGCTCGTGCGTTAGTATTAAAACCAAAAGTACTACTTTTTGATGAACCATTAAGTAACCTTGACGCAAACTTACGCCGTAGTATGCGTGAAAGTATCCGAGAATTACAACAACGTTTAGGCATAACGTCACTATATGTTACCCACGACCAAACGGAAGCTTTTGCGGTATCGGATCAAGTTATCGTAATGCACAAAGGAAAAATAATGCAAAAAGGCACAGCCAAAGAGCTATATTTACGCCCTAATTCATTATTCCTTGCTAACTTTATGGGCGAATCAAGTATGTTTAAAGCCTATTTAAACGGCAATGTGGTCTCTGTAAATGGTTATGATATTACCTTAGATGACACTACTCAATTTAACCTACCTGATGGCGAATGTTTAGTTTGCGTACGTCCAGAAGCAGTATCTTTAAAAGCAGAAGGCACAGAAGCACAAAAATGCCAAATAAAAACAGCGATTTATATGGGAAATCACTGGGAAGTCGTTGCTTTATGGCACGGCGAAGAATTGTTAATCAATTTAAGCCCAGAAGACTTTGAAGAAAGTATTTCTGAAACTTATCTACATTTCTCGCAAACAGGTTTATGCTTATTGCCAAGAGAGTAG
- a CDS encoding type I restriction-modification system subunit M, which yields MQPATSNQQPATSNQQPATSNQQPATSNQQPATSNQQPATSNQQPATSNQQPATSNQQPATSNQNSIAVQAFLSNLDSTLWNAADKLRNNLDAANYKHIVLGFIFLKYVSDTFTAHQTKLLTQFQAPDDELYLDPEFFDESMQQSELNQREYYTKDNIFWVPEKARWETIKSLCNTNIGDELPWGSKFKGVALLIDDAFEAIEQENPKLKGVLQRIASFGVAENTLIGLVNTFSDTNFTTPTHNGEPIHLHAKDILGHVYEYFLGQFALAEGKKGGQYFTPKSIVTLIVEMLEPYQGRIYDPAMGSGGFFVSTDKFIQSHSGNRNAISIYGQESNPTTRKLAVMNMAIRGIDFDFGTRNEDTLKNPLHIDKKMDFIMANPPFNIKEWWSESLADDPRWKFGTPPESNANFAWLQHMIYHLSEKGKMALLLANGSMSSQTNNEGEIRKNIINADLIDCMVALPGQLFTNTQIPACIWVLNKNKTRKGEVLFIDARNIGYMKDRVLRDFSDDDIQKIADTYHKWQQSTDYEDIAGFCKSATLNDIADNDFVLTAGRYVGAEEIEDDGIPFAEKMQNLTACLRKQFSQGQELEQQIEQNLKSLGF from the coding sequence ATGCAACCAGCAACCAGCAACCAGCAACCAGCAACCAGCAACCAGCAACCAGCAACCAGCAACCAGCAACCAGCAACCAGCAACCAGCAACCAGCAACCAGCAACCAGCAACCAGCAACCAGCAACCAGCAACCAGCAACCAGCAACCAGCAACCAGCAACCAGCAACCAGCAACCAGCAACCAGCAACCAGAACAGCATAGCTGTACAAGCCTTTCTTAGCAACCTTGATAGCACACTTTGGAACGCTGCCGATAAACTTCGCAATAATTTAGACGCCGCCAACTACAAACATATCGTTCTCGGTTTTATCTTTTTAAAATACGTCTCCGACACCTTTACCGCCCACCAAACCAAACTTTTAACGCAATTTCAAGCTCCTGATGACGAGCTTTACTTAGATCCTGAATTCTTTGATGAATCAATGCAACAAAGCGAACTCAATCAGCGTGAATATTACACCAAAGATAATATTTTCTGGGTGCCTGAAAAAGCCCGTTGGGAGACCATAAAATCCCTGTGTAACACAAATATTGGTGATGAATTACCGTGGGGAAGCAAATTTAAAGGGGTAGCGTTACTGATTGATGACGCTTTTGAAGCCATTGAACAAGAAAATCCCAAACTCAAAGGGGTATTGCAACGTATCGCCAGTTTTGGGGTGGCAGAGAACACGCTGATCGGCTTAGTTAATACCTTTTCAGATACCAACTTTACCACGCCAACCCACAATGGCGAACCGATCCACCTACACGCCAAAGATATTCTCGGACACGTTTATGAATATTTTTTAGGACAATTTGCCCTTGCGGAAGGTAAAAAAGGCGGACAATATTTCACCCCAAAATCTATCGTAACCTTAATTGTTGAAATGCTCGAACCTTATCAAGGACGCATTTACGACCCAGCAATGGGCAGTGGCGGATTTTTTGTATCAACCGATAAATTTATTCAATCCCACTCGGGCAACCGCAATGCTATTTCCATTTATGGGCAAGAATCCAACCCAACCACACGCAAATTAGCGGTAATGAATATGGCAATTCGTGGCATTGATTTTGACTTCGGCACTCGCAACGAAGACACCCTAAAAAATCCGTTACATATTGATAAAAAAATGGATTTCATAATGGCAAATCCACCTTTTAATATCAAAGAATGGTGGAGCGAAAGTTTAGCGGACGACCCACGCTGGAAATTTGGCACACCGCCAGAAAGCAACGCTAACTTTGCGTGGTTGCAACATATGATTTACCACCTATCCGAAAAAGGCAAAATGGCACTGCTACTCGCCAACGGCTCAATGAGTAGCCAAACCAACAACGAAGGGGAAATCCGCAAAAATATCATCAATGCCGATCTGATTGATTGTATGGTCGCCTTACCGGGACAACTCTTTACTAATACCCAGATCCCCGCCTGTATCTGGGTTTTAAACAAAAACAAAACCCGCAAAGGCGAAGTGCTATTTATTGACGCCCGCAATATCGGTTATATGAAAGACCGTGTACTACGAGATTTTTCTGATGACGATATCCAAAAAATCGCCGATACCTATCACAAATGGCAGCAATCTACCGACTATGAAGATATCGCAGGCTTTTGCAAATCTGCCACATTAAACGACATTGCCGACAATGATTTTGTACTCACCGCAGGACGCTATGTCGGAGCAGAAGAAATCGAAGATGACGGCATACCTTTTGCAGAAAAAATGCAAAATCTGACCGCTTGCTTGCGTAAACAATTTTCCCAAGGACAAGAATTAGAACAACAAATCGAACAAAACTTAAAAAGTTTAGGGTTTTAA
- a CDS encoding restriction endonuclease subunit S: protein MSNWETKNLFDVIDIIGGGTPKRSNSEYWNGNINWLSVADFNNNSRFISSSAETITELGLVKSSTKLLKKGQLIISARGTVGCIAQLSKEMAFNQSCYGLNGKDGIIDNGFLYYSLKNSIAELKQKTHGAVFDTITRETFKNIKITYPSLRTQIDIANKLGFLDKKIQLNTKTNQTLENIAQAIFKSWFIDFDPVHTKANALANGDDIQTANRKAMMTLSGKTDTELTEMAQQSPTEYAQLHQTAQAFPSEFGENGLPLGWEMKPSDSLFDIAIGKTPPRKEQEWFSNNKNDVQWISIKDMGNSGTFIFNSSEYLTHTAVDKFNVRRIPTNTVLLSFKLTVGRVVITTCETTTNEAIAHFKLNNKKSILTSEFLYCYLKSFDFNNLGSTSSIATAVNSKTIKSMPILNVPQGVLLEFQNKILSIFEQIKNNQIEINSLIEIRDTLLPKLLNGEL, encoded by the coding sequence ATGAGTAATTGGGAAACAAAAAATTTATTTGATGTTATTGATATTATTGGAGGGGGAACACCCAAAAGAAGCAATAGTGAATATTGGAATGGGAATATAAATTGGTTGTCTGTCGCTGATTTTAATAATAATTCTAGATTTATATCATCATCTGCTGAAACAATTACTGAATTAGGATTAGTAAAAAGTAGTACAAAATTATTAAAAAAAGGGCAACTTATAATTTCAGCTCGTGGGACTGTTGGCTGCATTGCACAGCTATCAAAGGAAATGGCATTTAATCAATCTTGCTATGGTTTGAATGGTAAAGACGGAATAATTGATAATGGATTTTTATATTATTCTTTAAAAAATAGTATTGCAGAGTTAAAACAAAAAACTCACGGAGCTGTGTTTGATACAATTACAAGAGAAACATTTAAAAATATAAAAATTACTTATCCATCTCTAAGAACTCAAATTGATATTGCAAATAAATTAGGATTTTTAGACAAAAAAATCCAACTCAACACCAAAACCAACCAAACCCTAGAAAATATCGCACAAGCGATATTCAAAAGCTGGTTTATTGATTTTGACCCTGTACATACCAAAGCAAACGCACTCGCAAACGGCGACGATATCCAAACCGCCAACCGTAAAGCGATGATGACCCTATCAGGCAAAACAGACACCGAACTTACCGAAATGGCACAACAATCCCCCACCGAATACGCCCAACTACACCAAACCGCCCAAGCCTTCCCAAGTGAATTTGGTGAAAATGGATTGCCGTTGGGGTGGGAAATGAAGCCTTCGGATAGTTTATTTGATATAGCTATTGGAAAAACACCACCAAGAAAAGAACAAGAATGGTTTAGTAATAACAAAAATGACGTTCAATGGATTTCAATTAAAGATATGGGAAATTCAGGAACTTTTATTTTTAATAGTAGTGAGTATTTAACACATACAGCAGTTGATAAATTTAATGTTAGAAGAATACCAACTAATACTGTTCTTTTAAGCTTTAAATTAACTGTTGGTAGAGTAGTTATTACTACTTGTGAAACAACTACAAATGAAGCAATAGCACATTTTAAACTAAATAATAAAAAATCTATTTTAACAAGTGAGTTTTTATATTGTTATTTAAAAAGTTTTGATTTTAATAATTTAGGAAGCACTTCATCTATTGCAACTGCGGTTAATTCAAAAACTATTAAATCAATGCCTATTTTAAATGTTCCACAAGGTGTTTTATTAGAATTTCAAAACAAAATATTATCGATATTTGAACAAATCAAAAATAATCAAATAGAAATCAATTCTTTAATTGAAATAAGAGATACATTATTACCCAAATTATTAAATGGAGAGCTTTAA
- a CDS encoding SIR2 family protein has product MERKVSYLERLFIEELNNSGDEIIICGYVFERDRILYELDRTIYNFAFDEWKVNRQRENLSKADDLLKLHNNKNRFQILKGLIEKQVVIPFIGAGLSNPTGLPLWKDFLENAITDINVDIDIFNQYIANYEYENVAQCLEDSNRALLQDHLNSSFGKTYRIDEICGVICRLPDFFPNSTIITTNYDNLIKTIYEENQMHFAEYLDGIYAVEFNQLLSQNQRVLLKLHGSHITSSKRILTKRDYDRHYNDNNTISNCIKSLFSRSILFIGCSLNVDRMVKEMSKFVEQEGADNLTKHYAFLSCENMTDEERKQRMEELSKANIFPIWYDGDHDECIEALLEKLNER; this is encoded by the coding sequence ATGGAAAGAAAAGTAAGCTATTTAGAGCGATTATTTATTGAAGAATTAAATAATAGTGGTGATGAAATAATTATTTGTGGCTATGTTTTTGAAAGAGATCGAATATTATATGAGCTTGATCGCACTATTTATAATTTTGCTTTTGATGAATGGAAAGTCAATCGCCAAAGAGAAAATCTATCAAAAGCTGATGATTTATTAAAATTACATAATAATAAAAACAGATTTCAAATATTAAAAGGGTTAATAGAGAAACAGGTTGTTATTCCTTTTATTGGTGCAGGTCTTTCTAATCCAACAGGTTTACCATTATGGAAGGATTTTTTAGAGAATGCTATAACAGATATTAACGTAGATATTGATATTTTTAATCAGTATATAGCTAATTATGAATATGAGAATGTAGCTCAGTGCTTAGAAGATAGTAATAGAGCATTACTTCAAGATCACTTAAACAGCTCATTTGGTAAGACATATAGGATTGATGAGATTTGTGGTGTAATTTGCCGTTTACCTGATTTTTTCCCAAATTCTACAATTATTACCACAAATTACGATAATTTAATTAAAACTATTTATGAAGAAAATCAAATGCATTTTGCTGAATATTTAGATGGTATATATGCTGTTGAATTTAATCAATTACTTTCTCAAAACCAACGAGTGCTTTTAAAATTGCACGGCTCACATATAACAAGTAGTAAGAGAATTTTAACTAAAAGAGATTATGATCGACATTATAACGATAATAATACTATATCTAATTGCATAAAATCATTGTTTTCACGTTCAATCTTATTTATAGGGTGTAGCTTAAATGTCGATAGAATGGTCAAAGAAATGAGCAAATTTGTTGAACAAGAAGGAGCTGATAATTTAACAAAACATTATGCGTTTTTATCGTGTGAAAATATGACTGATGAAGAAAGAAAGCAAAGAATGGAAGAATTATCAAAAGCTAATATATTTCCGATTTGGTATGACGGAGATCACGATGAATGTATTGAAGCATTATTAGAAAAATTAAATGAGCGATAA
- a CDS encoding type I restriction endonuclease subunit R, which yields MKLNTPINEDLIEQLAIKQLKMLGWGYQYGKDIPIDEQLSIDGAWRSRGSQVVFKPLLKQALVRLNSDIPESVIDEVVQKICFSDSSDLALQNQTAYGWLRNGVAVSYQKEGEQISDLVRLIDFQNVANNDFLVVNQLTIAGRKGNRRPDVIAYINGLPIVVFELKNPLIEEADISKAYSQLQTYKDEITDLFIFNQVLVISDSTQARVGSVTADFERFTPWRVVNEKQNSVRVHFENELESLLNGLFSPEILLDYIQNFTVFEKNEKGKIIKKIAAYHQYYGVNEAVQSTEIAIKGNKKIGVVWHTQGSGKSLSMLFYTGKVLSQKMLGNPTIVVVTDRNDLDGQLFKTFCEGQAILKQVPIQAQNSEELRLELAKREAGGVIFTTIQKFGLSDEEESHPVLNSRSNIIVITDEAHRSQYGFNQKINAQGQYRAGFAKHLRSALPNASFLGFTGTPIEMEDRDTQEVFGKYVSIYDFQDAVEDGATVPIIYEARQISLNESNEFDRLMKEARDLLDDEDSPEFRLREKLMGTDERLDKLANDFIHHFSERNTVFEGKAMLVAMSRDICVKIYQKITALRPEWHSEDVNQGAIKIVMTSNASDPQAWQIHNQDKKVLEKRFKDPDDPLKVVIVRDMWLTGFDAPCCHTMYIDKPIKGHNLMQAIARVNRVFRNKSRENGGLIVDYVGLTEELREATANYTNANGKGSVKQDINAVFEKMCEYISIIRGQFASVVDGKKFSVDDVLKITNPSQLLTEILNAANHIVGLDRVNSSQQDPNKKEATPRKKAFLEAVRLAKKGLSLCGALPEATPYKQELAFYDAVRATIIKNSATKDPKTGKNEQQLKLVSLINQAVTSDGVVDLFDLLGQERPNINLLSDEFLDVIRQSPTKDLWTSAIERYLKSKINELSGTNLTTKADFEQRLKEAMNQYHNHNLSVLDIIEELIGLAKEFDEQSKRGQKLGLSEAELAFYDALAKNDSAKELMGDLTLIKLAREITDKLRKSATIDWQYKEGVKAKMRILVRRMLMIYKYPPDKQEDAIKYVLEQAEAIAEML from the coding sequence ATGAAACTAAACACACCGATAAATGAAGATCTTATTGAGCAACTAGCAATTAAACAATTAAAAATGCTCGGTTGGGGGTATCAATATGGCAAGGATATTCCGATTGATGAGCAGTTATCCATTGACGGTGCGTGGCGTTCTCGTGGCTCTCAGGTGGTGTTTAAGCCGTTGTTGAAGCAAGCGTTGGTGCGTTTAAATTCGGATATTCCTGAGTCTGTGATTGACGAAGTGGTGCAGAAAATTTGCTTTTCCGATAGTAGCGATTTGGCATTACAAAATCAGACAGCTTATGGCTGGTTGCGTAATGGCGTGGCGGTCAGTTATCAAAAAGAGGGTGAGCAAATCAGTGATCTGGTGCGTTTGATTGATTTTCAAAATGTGGCGAATAATGATTTTTTAGTGGTCAATCAATTAACTATTGCAGGGCGAAAAGGCAATCGCCGTCCTGATGTCATCGCTTATATTAACGGCTTGCCGATTGTGGTGTTTGAGTTGAAAAATCCTCTTATCGAAGAAGCGGATATTAGCAAGGCATATTCTCAGTTACAAACCTATAAAGATGAAATTACGGATCTGTTTATTTTTAATCAAGTGCTGGTAATCTCTGATAGCACCCAAGCACGTGTAGGATCGGTTACAGCAGATTTTGAGCGTTTTACACCGTGGCGAGTGGTAAATGAGAAGCAAAACAGTGTGCGAGTGCATTTTGAAAATGAATTAGAAAGTTTGCTTAATGGTTTATTCTCGCCTGAGATTTTGTTGGATTATATCCAAAATTTTACGGTGTTTGAAAAAAATGAAAAAGGAAAAATCATCAAAAAAATTGCCGCTTATCATCAATATTATGGCGTAAATGAGGCGGTGCAATCCACTGAAATTGCGATCAAGGGGAATAAGAAAATCGGTGTGGTGTGGCATACCCAAGGCAGTGGCAAATCTTTATCAATGCTGTTTTATACGGGCAAAGTGTTATCTCAAAAAATGTTAGGCAATCCAACCATTGTGGTAGTAACGGATCGCAATGATCTTGATGGTCAATTATTTAAAACCTTTTGTGAAGGGCAAGCGATTTTAAAACAAGTACCGATCCAAGCCCAAAACAGCGAGGAATTACGCCTAGAACTCGCCAAACGAGAAGCGGGCGGTGTGATTTTTACCACTATTCAAAAATTTGGATTGAGCGATGAAGAAGAAAGCCACCCTGTTTTAAATTCTCGCTCAAATATTATTGTGATTACCGATGAAGCCCACCGCTCGCAATATGGTTTCAATCAAAAAATTAACGCACAGGGGCAATATCGAGCGGGCTTTGCTAAACATTTACGCAGTGCGTTGCCGAATGCCTCTTTTTTAGGTTTTACAGGGACGCCGATTGAAATGGAAGATCGTGATACGCAAGAAGTTTTTGGAAAATATGTGTCGATTTATGATTTTCAAGATGCAGTGGAAGACGGTGCGACAGTGCCGATTATTTATGAGGCACGTCAAATCAGTTTAAATGAAAGCAACGAGTTTGATCGCTTGATGAAAGAAGCGAGGGATTTGCTCGATGATGAGGATAGCCCTGAATTTCGCTTGCGTGAAAAACTGATGGGGACGGACGAGCGTTTGGATAAATTGGCGAATGATTTTATTCATCATTTCTCAGAACGTAATACGGTGTTTGAGGGTAAGGCGATGTTGGTGGCGATGAGCCGTGATATTTGTGTAAAAATTTATCAAAAAATCACCGCTTTACGCCCCGAATGGCACAGTGAAGATGTTAATCAAGGGGCGATCAAAATTGTTATGACAAGCAATGCAAGTGATCCACAAGCGTGGCAGATCCATAATCAAGATAAAAAAGTGTTAGAAAAACGCTTTAAAGATCCTGATGATCCGTTAAAAGTAGTGATTGTGCGTGATATGTGGCTCACAGGATTTGACGCTCCTTGTTGTCATACGATGTATATCGATAAGCCGATAAAAGGGCATAATTTAATGCAGGCGATCGCAAGGGTAAACCGTGTGTTTCGTAATAAAAGCCGTGAAAATGGCGGATTGATCGTGGATTATGTAGGGCTAACGGAAGAATTGCGAGAAGCAACCGCAAATTACACCAACGCAAACGGCAAAGGCTCGGTTAAGCAAGACATTAACGCTGTTTTTGAAAAAATGTGTGAATATATTTCTATTATTCGTGGACAATTCGCAAGCGTGGTGGATGGCAAAAAATTTAGTGTGGACGATGTATTAAAAATCACAAATCCATCGCAATTATTGACAGAAATTCTAAATGCTGCAAACCATATTGTCGGCTTGGATCGTGTAAATTCATCACAACAAGATCCAAATAAAAAAGAGGCAACTCCACGCAAAAAAGCCTTTTTAGAAGCGGTGCGATTAGCCAAAAAAGGGCTTTCTTTATGCGGTGCATTACCAGAAGCTACACCTTATAAACAAGAACTTGCGTTTTATGATGCTGTTCGAGCGACCATTATCAAAAACAGTGCCACCAAAGATCCGAAAACAGGCAAAAATGAACAGCAATTAAAATTAGTCTCCTTGATCAATCAAGCGGTTACTTCTGATGGCGTAGTGGATCTTTTTGATTTACTCGGACAAGAACGTCCAAATATCAACTTGTTATCCGATGAGTTTTTAGATGTGATCCGCCAAAGCCCGACCAAAGATTTGTGGACATCTGCGATTGAGCGTTATTTGAAATCTAAAATCAATGAATTGAGCGGTACGAATTTAACCACCAAAGCAGATTTTGAGCAACGTTTAAAAGAAGCGATGAATCAATATCACAACCATAACTTATCGGTGTTAGACATAATCGAAGAACTGATCGGCTTGGCGAAAGAGTTTGATGAACAGAGCAAACGTGGGCAAAAATTAGGATTAAGCGAGGCAGAATTAGCCTTTTATGACGCCCTTGCTAAAAATGACAGTGCCAAAGAACTAATGGGCGATTTAACTTTAATCAAGTTGGCACGAGAAATCACCGATAAACTACGCAAATCTGCCACGATTGACTGGCAATATAAAGAAGGCGTAAAAGCCAAAATGCGAATTTTAGTGCGCCGAATGCTGATGATTTATAAGTATCCACCGGATAAACAAGAAGATGCCATTAAGTATGTGTTAGAGCAGGCAGAGGCGATTGCGGAGATGTTGTAA